One genomic region from Thermodesulfobacteriota bacterium encodes:
- a CDS encoding alanine--glyoxylate aminotransferase family protein — translation MKKYVFTPGPVPVPSEVLIEMAKPIIHHRTAEFEEIFAEVREGLKYIYNTKQEVFILSASGTGAMEASISNTLSTTKKALVINSGKFGERWGKICRGYGVEVEEIMVEWGKEVDPAVIEKALADDPSINAVLTQASETSTGVKHPIKEISEITSKRDDVIHIVDGITGVGVFEIAFDEWGVDVLVGGSQKAFMLPPGLSFAAMSEKAWKFYEESNLPRFYFDFKPALKNAEKNTTTFTPAVTLIIGLAAVLKRFREEGRENMHKRHARLALATREAMKAIGLEPFVQDTPSTALTTIIAPPDIGAAKVIAGLRDEFGITVAGGQDQAKGKIFRVSHIGDIDKTDTLSVIAAIESVLNQLGYEFNFGAATKKASEILGTEL, via the coding sequence TTTACACCAGGCCCAGTGCCAGTTCCAAGCGAAGTGCTAATCGAGATGGCAAAGCCCATCATCCATCACAGAACAGCTGAGTTTGAAGAGATTTTTGCTGAAGTCAGAGAGGGGCTAAAATATATCTATAACACAAAGCAGGAAGTATTTATTCTCTCCGCATCAGGCACAGGAGCTATGGAGGCATCAATATCAAACACACTTTCCACAACTAAAAAAGCGCTCGTTATTAATAGTGGGAAATTTGGAGAGAGGTGGGGCAAGATTTGCCGCGGTTACGGCGTTGAGGTAGAAGAAATAATGGTTGAGTGGGGTAAGGAAGTTGACCCGGCAGTAATTGAAAAAGCGCTTGCGGATGACCCTTCTATCAATGCTGTCCTCACACAGGCAAGTGAAACTTCAACAGGTGTAAAGCATCCGATTAAAGAAATCTCCGAGATTACAAGCAAAAGAGACGACGTAATTCACATCGTGGACGGAATTACAGGAGTCGGCGTGTTTGAGATCGCTTTTGACGAGTGGGGGGTCGATGTTTTGGTTGGAGGATCTCAGAAGGCCTTTATGCTTCCTCCTGGGCTTTCTTTTGCAGCTATGAGTGAGAAGGCATGGAAGTTCTACGAGGAATCAAATCTGCCAAGATTCTATTTTGACTTTAAACCGGCACTTAAAAACGCAGAGAAAAATACAACCACTTTTACCCCGGCTGTAACACTTATCATCGGTCTTGCCGCTGTACTTAAAAGATTTAGAGAAGAGGGCCGTGAGAACATGCACAAGCGCCACGCCAGACTTGCTCTAGCGACAAGAGAGGCCATGAAGGCAATTGGTCTTGAGCCATTTGTTCAGGACACCCCTAGCACAGCGCTTACTACAATCATTGCTCCACCCGATATAGGAGCTGCAAAGGTAATCGCAGGATTAAGAGATGAGTTCGGGATCACCGTAGCAGGCGGGCAGGATCAGGCTAAAGGCAAGATCTTTAGAGTATCTCATATTGGGGATATTGATAAGACTGATACCCTGTCAGTGATTGCCGCGATTGAGAGTGTATTAAATCAGCTTGGTTATGAGTTTAATTTTGGAGCTGCTACTAAAAAAGCCTCTGAGATTTTAGGAACTGAACTTTAA